One window from the genome of Nocardioides panaciterrulae encodes:
- a CDS encoding prephenate dehydratase, which yields MTEASWKRIAYQGEPGANSHLVCREHYPDLEALPCASFEDVFAAVEAGEADLAMIPIDNSIAGRVADIHHFLPASNLHIIAEQFLRIRFNLLGVRGSTLDGIRTVHSHVHALGQCRKVIREHGLTPVIAGDTAGAAREVAEAGDPTQAAISPPLAAEIYGLDVLAEDVEDEEHNTTRFVVLSRDPLEAAAGNGPVVTSFIFNVRNLPAALYKALGGFATNGVNMTKLESYMVDGQFTATQFLAEVDGHPEDLPVQRALEELAFFTTDVKILGVYPASPFRRD from the coding sequence GTGACCGAGGCCAGCTGGAAGCGGATCGCCTACCAGGGCGAGCCGGGCGCCAACTCCCATCTCGTGTGCCGGGAGCACTACCCGGACCTCGAGGCGCTGCCGTGCGCGTCGTTCGAGGACGTCTTCGCCGCCGTCGAGGCCGGCGAGGCGGACCTGGCGATGATCCCGATCGACAACTCCATCGCCGGCCGGGTCGCCGACATCCACCACTTCCTGCCCGCCTCGAACCTGCACATCATCGCCGAGCAGTTCCTGCGGATCCGGTTCAACCTGCTCGGGGTGCGGGGCAGCACCCTCGACGGCATCCGCACCGTGCACAGCCACGTGCACGCCCTCGGGCAGTGCCGCAAGGTGATCCGCGAGCACGGCCTGACCCCGGTGATCGCCGGCGACACCGCGGGGGCCGCCCGCGAGGTGGCCGAGGCGGGCGATCCCACCCAGGCCGCGATCTCCCCGCCGCTGGCGGCGGAGATCTACGGCCTCGACGTGCTCGCCGAGGACGTCGAGGACGAGGAGCACAACACCACCCGGTTCGTGGTGCTCTCCCGGGACCCGCTCGAGGCGGCCGCCGGGAACGGGCCGGTGGTCACCAGCTTCATCTTCAACGTCCGCAACCTGCCGGCCGCCCTCTACAAGGCGCTCGGCGGCTTCGCGACCAACGGCGTGAACATGACCAAGCTCGAGAGCTACATGGTCGACGGCCAGTTCACCGCCACCCAGTTCCTCGCCGAGGTCGACGGGCACCCCGAGGACCTGCCGGTGCAGCGGGCGCTGGAGGAGCTGGCGTTCTTCACCACCGACGTGAAGATCCTCGGCGTCTACCCCGCCTCGCCGTTCCGGCGGGACTGA
- a CDS encoding YegS/Rv2252/BmrU family lipid kinase: MLDRPRLTMLSWALLCFAVFAALAFLVTHEWGPLTTLDHRGDPAEHWATAEGGLRVVLKYVELAFATWGMTVLTVLLAGGLLLKKHRRAAVFVVVVMIATSLMTTLIKLTVGRGRPPWQDQTGFLHTNSFPSGHASSTAAYALLCVVLVVMFVRRARTRRTLYTVLAVWVLIVCADRVLLGRHYITDVTAGVLLGVGMVLLGLSIYSPLPRSLADTAEPMPEALPSERRLAVVLNPSKVEDAGQFRAIVSAMAREAGWAEPSWHLTTVADPGRGMAEAAAVAGADLVIVCGGDGTVREVCAELAGTGIPVGIVPAGTGNLLARNLGIPLYLRAAIDVALHGQDRAIDMVEVAGDGLADTTFLVMAGMGFDAAIMEGVNEDLKKRVGWVAYVWSALKSLMFPAVRVEVSVDGAEFTRHRARTVVVGNVGFLQAGLPLLPDAAIDDGLLDVVILHPRNFLAWIPLAWRVLLKRKHTDELVNRMTGSSVVVRAGVDTPRQLDGDSVGAGRELRMQCLQGRLLVRVPR; this comes from the coding sequence GTGCTCGACCGTCCTCGACTCACCATGCTGAGCTGGGCCCTCCTCTGCTTCGCGGTCTTCGCCGCCCTCGCGTTCCTGGTCACGCACGAGTGGGGTCCGCTGACCACGCTCGACCACCGCGGCGATCCCGCGGAGCACTGGGCCACCGCCGAGGGCGGGCTGCGGGTCGTGCTGAAGTACGTCGAGCTCGCGTTCGCCACCTGGGGGATGACGGTCCTGACCGTGCTGCTCGCGGGCGGGCTGCTGCTCAAGAAGCACCGCCGCGCCGCGGTCTTCGTCGTGGTCGTCATGATCGCGACCTCGCTGATGACCACGCTGATCAAGCTCACGGTCGGCCGCGGCCGACCGCCGTGGCAAGACCAGACCGGCTTCCTGCACACCAACTCCTTCCCGTCCGGGCACGCCTCCTCGACCGCGGCCTACGCCCTGCTGTGCGTCGTGCTCGTGGTGATGTTCGTCCGCCGGGCCCGCACCCGCCGCACGCTCTACACGGTGCTGGCGGTGTGGGTGCTGATCGTCTGCGCCGACCGGGTGCTGCTCGGCCGGCACTACATCACCGACGTCACCGCCGGCGTGCTGCTCGGCGTCGGCATGGTGCTGCTCGGCCTCAGCATCTACAGCCCGCTGCCGCGCAGCCTGGCCGACACCGCCGAGCCGATGCCCGAGGCGCTGCCCAGCGAGCGCCGGCTCGCGGTGGTGCTGAACCCCTCCAAGGTCGAGGACGCCGGCCAGTTCCGCGCGATCGTGTCGGCGATGGCGCGCGAGGCCGGCTGGGCCGAGCCGAGCTGGCACCTGACCACGGTGGCGGACCCGGGTCGCGGGATGGCCGAGGCCGCCGCGGTCGCGGGGGCCGACCTGGTGATCGTGTGCGGGGGCGACGGCACCGTGCGCGAGGTCTGCGCGGAGCTCGCCGGCACCGGCATCCCGGTCGGGATCGTGCCCGCGGGCACCGGCAACCTGCTGGCCCGCAACCTCGGCATCCCGCTCTACCTCCGCGCCGCGATCGACGTGGCGCTGCACGGCCAGGACCGCGCGATCGACATGGTCGAGGTGGCCGGCGACGGCCTCGCGGACACCACCTTCCTGGTGATGGCCGGCATGGGGTTCGACGCCGCGATCATGGAGGGCGTCAACGAGGACCTGAAGAAGCGGGTCGGCTGGGTGGCCTACGTCTGGTCGGCGCTGAAGTCGTTGATGTTCCCCGCGGTCCGGGTCGAGGTCTCGGTCGACGGCGCCGAGTTCACCCGGCACCGGGCCCGGACCGTGGTCGTCGGCAACGTCGGCTTCCTCCAGGCCGGGCTGCCGCTGCTGCCGGACGCCGCGATCGACGACGGGCTGCTCGACGTCGTGATCCTGCACCCGCGCAACTTCCTCGCCTGGATCCCGCTGGCGTGGCGGGTGCTGCTCAAGCGCAAGCACACCGACGAGCTGGTGAACCGGATGACCGGCTCGAGCGTCGTCGTCCGCGCCGGCGTGGACACCCCGCGCCAGCTTGACGGCGACTCGGTCGGGGCCGGCCGCGAGCTGCGCATGCAGTGCCTCCAGGGCCGGCTGCTGGTGCGCGTCCCGCGCTGA
- a CDS encoding sensor histidine kinase — protein sequence MSERPQRDGSVRHHRAPPGDTSGEASGEAAIGEAAIGETSTGETSTGGPLPRGHGDEPALSGRRRLVGWVLALVLPLLLTAGLRGLATGRLPLAVLLFLAAAVLAALEGGMLPALASAILGFLLLNWYFTPPVGRWNIAEPTDLVTLLVYVAVASGVATVVHRASRGAAEAARARAEAATLASLSHSVLTGQDTAQVVVTRLRAAFDQESATLLGRTGGDWRPLASAGPAVGRPEDADTRVPVDPDHVLVLRGPALRPGDQRVLEAFAVQAGLVMEYRRLRESESRAAALERAEATSTALLRGVSHDLRTPLATIRAALDGLAAPAVGDADRGVLIETLGAAVERLQALIDNLLDLSRLQTGLLHPVLRPVSLEEVLPPAVADQPPGSVVLELDESTPLVLTDPGLLERVVANLVTNAVRFADGTPVRVGTRVQPDEITVQVTDRGPGVPPEDRDRMFEPFQRLDDGAPGGLGLGLAVARGLAGAVGGNLRVEDTPGGGLTMLLDVPRHRPAPPGEPQTEVR from the coding sequence ATGAGCGAGCGGCCGCAGCGCGACGGCAGCGTGCGCCACCACCGGGCGCCTCCCGGCGACACGTCCGGCGAGGCGTCCGGCGAGGCGGCGATCGGCGAGGCGGCGATCGGCGAGACGTCGACCGGCGAGACGTCGACCGGTGGCCCGCTCCCGCGCGGCCACGGCGACGAGCCAGCGCTCAGCGGCCGGCGCCGGCTGGTCGGCTGGGTCCTCGCGCTGGTGCTGCCGCTGCTGCTGACCGCCGGGCTGCGGGGGTTGGCCACCGGCCGGCTCCCCCTCGCCGTGCTGCTCTTCCTGGCCGCGGCCGTGCTCGCCGCCCTCGAGGGCGGGATGCTGCCCGCGCTGGCCAGCGCGATCCTCGGGTTCCTGCTGCTCAACTGGTACTTCACCCCACCGGTGGGCCGCTGGAACATCGCCGAGCCCACCGACCTCGTGACCCTGCTGGTGTACGTCGCCGTCGCGTCCGGGGTCGCCACGGTCGTGCACCGGGCGTCCCGAGGGGCCGCGGAGGCCGCCCGGGCCCGCGCCGAGGCGGCCACGCTGGCCTCGCTGTCCCACTCCGTGCTGACCGGGCAGGACACCGCCCAGGTCGTCGTGACCCGGCTGCGCGCGGCCTTCGACCAGGAGTCCGCGACCCTGCTCGGCCGCACCGGCGGCGACTGGCGGCCGCTGGCCAGCGCCGGCCCGGCGGTCGGCCGGCCCGAGGACGCGGACACCCGGGTGCCGGTCGACCCCGACCACGTGCTGGTGCTGCGCGGCCCGGCGCTGCGACCGGGCGACCAGCGGGTGCTCGAGGCGTTCGCGGTGCAGGCCGGGTTGGTGATGGAGTACCGCCGGCTGCGCGAGAGCGAGAGCCGCGCCGCCGCCCTGGAGCGAGCCGAGGCGACCAGCACGGCGCTGCTGCGCGGGGTCTCCCACGACCTGCGCACCCCCCTGGCCACCATCCGCGCCGCGCTCGACGGCCTGGCGGCCCCGGCCGTCGGCGACGCCGACCGCGGGGTGCTGATCGAGACGCTGGGCGCGGCCGTGGAGCGGCTGCAGGCGCTGATCGACAACCTGCTCGACCTGTCCCGGCTGCAGACCGGGCTGCTCCACCCGGTCCTGCGGCCGGTCAGCCTCGAGGAGGTGCTGCCGCCGGCGGTGGCCGACCAGCCACCCGGCAGTGTGGTGCTCGAGCTCGACGAGTCCACGCCGCTGGTCCTCACCGACCCCGGGCTCCTCGAACGGGTGGTCGCCAACCTGGTCACCAACGCGGTCCGGTTCGCGGACGGCACGCCGGTCCGGGTGGGCACGCGGGTGCAGCCCGACGAGATCACCGTGCAGGTGACCGACCGCGGCCCCGGCGTACCCCCCGAGGACCGGGACCGGATGTTCGAGCCGTTCCAGCGGCTCGACGACGGCGCGCCGGGCGGTCTCGGACTGGGCCTCGCCGTCGCCCGCGGCCTCGCCGGGGCCGTCGGCGGCAACCTTCGGGTCGAGGACACCCCCGGCGGCGGGCTGACCATGCTGCTCGACGTGCCCCGGCACCGCCCCGCGCCGCCCGGCGAGCCCCAGACGGAGGTCCGGTGA
- a CDS encoding DHA2 family efflux MFS transporter permease subunit, producing the protein MERRWWTLVAVCTGVFMLLLDITIVNVALPDIEQQLHASLSDLQWVIDAYALSLAALLLTAGSLADLFGRRRVFVIGTVLFTVGSFLCGLAPTIHFLSIARAGQGIGGAAMFATALALLSNAFTGRERGVAFGAFGATTGVAVAIGPVLGGVLTSGLSWRWIFWVNLPICVVAITVALLRVEESKDPRAGRPDWLGFLTFSSGLGLLVLGLIRAGEDGLGAGPVRWSLVGSAVLLVLFLVTQLVQKSPMFDLGLLRKPTFTGGLVAALGVSASIFSLLTYLVIYVQNVLGYSAVQAGLRFLFLSAASFVAATAAGRLTSHVPTKWLIAPGFAVLGAGLLLLIGITPTDGWTHLIPGLVVAGLGIGLINVPLASTAVGVVTPERSGMASGVNSTFRQVGIATGIAALGSIFSHQVASGVADRLAGTPAAGHTAQVAAAVTGGQVDAVTRAAPPGARQTIADAAVASFVDALNHIGLIAAVIAFASAVLCLGLIRQRDFVVHGGPPSEEAAQGSSV; encoded by the coding sequence GTGGAGCGCAGGTGGTGGACGCTGGTCGCGGTCTGCACCGGGGTCTTCATGCTGCTGCTCGACATCACGATCGTGAACGTCGCGCTGCCCGACATCGAGCAGCAGCTGCACGCCTCGCTCTCGGACCTGCAGTGGGTGATCGACGCCTACGCGCTGAGCCTGGCCGCGCTGCTGCTGACCGCGGGGTCGCTCGCCGACCTGTTCGGCCGGCGCCGGGTGTTCGTGATCGGCACGGTGCTGTTCACGGTCGGGTCGTTCCTGTGCGGCCTGGCGCCGACGATCCACTTCCTCTCGATCGCCCGCGCCGGGCAGGGCATCGGCGGCGCCGCGATGTTCGCCACCGCGCTGGCACTGCTGTCCAACGCGTTCACCGGGCGGGAGCGCGGGGTGGCGTTCGGCGCGTTCGGCGCCACCACCGGGGTCGCCGTGGCGATCGGCCCGGTCCTCGGCGGCGTGCTCACCAGCGGGCTGTCGTGGCGCTGGATCTTCTGGGTCAACCTGCCGATCTGCGTGGTCGCGATCACCGTCGCGCTGCTGCGGGTGGAGGAGTCGAAGGACCCGCGGGCCGGCCGGCCGGACTGGCTCGGCTTCCTCACGTTCAGCTCCGGGCTCGGCCTGCTGGTGCTCGGGCTGATCCGGGCCGGCGAGGACGGCTTGGGCGCCGGCCCGGTCCGGTGGAGCCTGGTCGGCTCGGCGGTGCTGCTGGTGCTGTTCCTGGTCACCCAGCTGGTCCAGAAGAGCCCGATGTTCGACCTCGGGCTGCTCCGCAAGCCGACGTTCACCGGTGGCCTGGTGGCGGCCCTGGGCGTCTCCGCCTCGATCTTCTCGCTGCTGACCTACCTGGTCATCTACGTGCAGAACGTGCTCGGCTACTCCGCCGTCCAGGCCGGCCTGCGGTTCCTGTTCCTCTCCGCCGCCTCGTTCGTGGCCGCCACCGCGGCCGGCCGGCTGACCAGCCACGTCCCCACGAAGTGGCTGATCGCGCCCGGCTTCGCCGTGCTCGGCGCCGGGCTGCTGCTGCTCATCGGGATCACCCCCACCGACGGCTGGACCCACCTGATCCCGGGCCTGGTGGTCGCGGGCCTGGGCATCGGCCTGATCAACGTGCCGCTGGCCTCCACCGCCGTCGGCGTGGTCACCCCCGAGCGCTCCGGCATGGCCTCCGGCGTCAACTCCACCTTCCGGCAGGTCGGGATCGCCACCGGCATCGCCGCGCTGGGCTCGATCTTCAGCCACCAGGTGGCCAGCGGCGTCGCCGACCGCCTGGCCGGCACGCCCGCCGCCGGCCACACCGCCCAGGTCGCCGCCGCCGTCACCGGCGGCCAGGTCGACGCCGTGACCCGCGCGGCCCCGCCCGGGGCGCGGCAGACGATCGCGGACGCGGCGGTGGCGAGCTTCGTCGACGCCCTCAACCACATCGGGCTGATCGCGGCGGTGATCGCGTTCGCCTCGGCCGTGCTCTGCCTCGGGCTGATCCGGCAGCGGGACTTCGTGGTCCACGGCGGGCCGCCGAGCGAGGAGGCCGCTCAGGGCTCGAGCGTGTAG
- the serS gene encoding serine--tRNA ligase: MIDPRLLRDDPDRVRAAQAKRGLSADVVDRALAADSARRAAIGEFEAKRAEQKQLGKLIPRAQGEEKADLLARTKTLAAEVRAAEAAQGAAEEEWQAALMSIPNPAADEAPAGGEDDFVVLETVGTPRDFAAEGFEPRDHVELGRMLGAIDLERGAKVSGSRFYFLTGVGAELEFALINLANETARDHGFTQVIAPSMVKPRAMDGTGFLGQAADDVYRIEGQDMYLVGTSEVPMAAYHSEEILDGQSLPLRYAAFSPCFRKEAGSHGKDTRGIIRVHWFDKVEMFVYTTPEESFAEHQRLLEIEKAFLDKLELAYQVIDTAAGDLGLSAQRKFDCEAWIPTQGRYRELTSTSNCTEFQTRRLDIRGRFATDGGSEVRHLATLNGTLCAVPRAIVAILETHQQADGSVRVPKALQPWLGGRELLQPVAE; the protein is encoded by the coding sequence ATGATCGACCCGCGACTGCTCCGTGACGACCCCGACCGCGTGCGTGCCGCCCAGGCCAAGCGCGGCCTGTCCGCCGACGTCGTGGACCGGGCGCTCGCCGCGGACTCCGCCCGTCGTGCCGCGATCGGGGAGTTCGAGGCCAAGCGCGCCGAGCAGAAGCAGCTCGGCAAGCTCATCCCCCGCGCGCAGGGGGAGGAGAAGGCCGACCTGCTGGCCCGCACCAAGACGCTGGCCGCCGAGGTCCGGGCCGCCGAGGCCGCGCAGGGCGCCGCCGAGGAGGAGTGGCAGGCGGCCCTGATGAGCATCCCCAACCCGGCCGCCGACGAGGCGCCCGCGGGGGGCGAGGACGACTTCGTCGTGCTCGAGACGGTCGGCACGCCCCGCGACTTCGCCGCCGAGGGCTTCGAGCCGCGCGACCACGTCGAGCTCGGCCGGATGCTCGGCGCGATCGACCTCGAGCGCGGCGCCAAGGTGTCGGGCTCGCGGTTCTACTTCCTGACCGGGGTGGGCGCCGAGCTGGAGTTCGCGCTGATCAACCTCGCCAACGAGACCGCCCGCGACCACGGCTTCACCCAAGTCATCGCGCCGTCGATGGTCAAGCCGCGGGCGATGGACGGCACCGGCTTCCTCGGCCAGGCGGCCGACGACGTCTACCGGATCGAGGGCCAGGACATGTACCTGGTCGGGACCTCCGAGGTGCCGATGGCGGCGTACCACTCCGAGGAGATCCTCGACGGCCAGTCGTTGCCGCTGCGCTACGCCGCGTTCAGCCCGTGCTTCCGCAAGGAGGCAGGCTCGCACGGCAAGGACACCCGGGGGATCATCCGGGTGCACTGGTTCGACAAGGTGGAGATGTTCGTCTACACGACGCCGGAGGAGTCCTTCGCCGAGCACCAGCGGCTGCTGGAGATCGAGAAGGCCTTCCTCGACAAGCTCGAGCTGGCCTACCAGGTGATCGACACCGCCGCCGGCGACCTGGGGCTCTCGGCGCAGCGCAAGTTCGACTGTGAGGCGTGGATCCCGACCCAGGGCCGGTACCGCGAGCTGACCTCGACCTCCAACTGCACCGAGTTCCAGACCCGGCGGCTCGACATCCGGGGCCGGTTCGCCACCGACGGCGGCTCGGAGGTCCGGCACCTGGCCACGCTCAACGGCACGCTGTGCGCGGTCCCGCGGGCCATCGTGGCGATCCTCGAGACCCACCAGCAGGCCGACGGGTCGGTGCGGGTGCCCAAGGCGCTGCAGCCCTGGCTGGGCGGCCGCGAGCTCCTCCAGCCGGTGGCCGAGTAG
- a CDS encoding DUF4446 family protein, with amino-acid sequence MLTVAILALLVAVAALVLAVLALRRLTATRRRSGADALPEDVYGLRQEVAALRAEARDALRHLAVVRYDAFGDMGGHLSWSVALLDDAGHGVVLTSIHGRSDSRTYAKSITAWSCEQQLSPEEQEAIEGARP; translated from the coding sequence GTGCTCACCGTCGCCATCCTCGCCCTGCTCGTCGCCGTCGCCGCCCTGGTCCTCGCGGTGCTGGCCCTGCGCCGGCTCACGGCGACCCGCCGCCGGTCGGGCGCGGACGCGCTGCCGGAGGACGTCTACGGGCTGCGCCAGGAGGTGGCGGCGCTCCGGGCCGAGGCCCGCGACGCGCTGCGCCACCTCGCGGTCGTGCGGTACGACGCGTTCGGTGACATGGGCGGCCACCTGTCGTGGTCGGTCGCGCTGCTCGACGACGCCGGGCACGGCGTGGTGCTGACCTCGATCCACGGGCGCAGCGACTCCCGCACCTATGCCAAGAGCATCACCGCCTGGAGCTGCGAGCAGCAGCTCTCGCCGGAGGAGCAGGAGGCCATCGAGGGCGCCCGCCCGTAG
- a CDS encoding HAD-IIB family hydrolase yields the protein MVDSALEPGSSRTGWQPRLVALDIDGTLLKWVEGGGLTHEEIAPPVYDAVHRALAAGAHVVLASGRSAHGMTTVADLLDLHGEERDRLWVVSSNGAVVFRYPPVEVVHEETFDARPAVEAILEHHPDALVAVEERGVGYRVNRHFPDGELTGEMTLAEIEEIVSGPVSRVIIRDPNATAEDFVRLGERLGLHGINYVVGWTAWLDLAPVGVSKASGLARVAGELGVGPEHALAIGDGRNDIEMLQWAGRGVAMGQAVDEVRQAAHAVTESVYDDGVAVELDRWFG from the coding sequence GTGGTCGACTCCGCGCTCGAGCCCGGCTCGTCCAGGACCGGTTGGCAGCCCCGGCTGGTCGCCCTCGACATCGACGGCACCCTGCTGAAGTGGGTCGAGGGCGGCGGGCTGACCCACGAGGAGATCGCGCCGCCGGTCTACGACGCCGTGCACCGCGCCCTGGCCGCCGGCGCCCACGTGGTGCTCGCCAGCGGCCGGTCGGCCCACGGCATGACGACCGTGGCGGACCTGCTCGACCTGCACGGCGAGGAGCGGGACCGGCTCTGGGTGGTCTCCAGCAACGGCGCGGTGGTCTTCCGCTACCCGCCGGTCGAGGTCGTGCACGAGGAGACCTTCGACGCCCGCCCGGCCGTCGAGGCGATCCTCGAGCACCACCCGGACGCGCTGGTCGCGGTCGAGGAGCGCGGCGTCGGCTACCGGGTGAACCGGCACTTCCCCGACGGCGAGCTGACCGGCGAGATGACGCTGGCCGAGATCGAGGAGATCGTCTCCGGGCCGGTCAGCCGCGTGATCATCCGCGACCCGAACGCGACCGCGGAGGACTTCGTGCGGCTCGGCGAGCGGCTGGGCCTGCACGGCATCAACTACGTCGTCGGGTGGACGGCCTGGCTGGACCTCGCGCCGGTGGGGGTCTCGAAGGCCTCGGGCCTGGCCCGGGTCGCCGGTGAGCTGGGGGTCGGGCCCGAGCACGCGCTGGCCATCGGCGACGGCCGCAACGACATCGAGATGCTGCAGTGGGCCGGCCGCGGGGTGGCGATGGGCCAGGCGGTCGACGAGGTGCGGCAGGCCGCGCACGCGGTCACCGAGAGCGTGTACGACGACGGCGTGGCCGTCGAGCTGGACCGGTGGTTCGGATGA
- a CDS encoding amino acid transporter, with translation MTGPALQTTTLPRPRAGQQPPGGLRGWLLTDITEHSGTRQGPHGVPTAEQPRHPWWRVMCLTGVDYFSTLGYQPGIAALAAGLLSPMATLVLVGLTLLGALPVYRRVAAESPHGEGSIAMLERLLSFWKGKLFVLVLLGFAATDFLITMTLSAADATAHLVENPHVQGLLQGHQVALTLVLLGALGAVFLRGFTEAIGIAVVLVVVYLALNAVVVADGLWLVASSPSVLADWRAGLTQAHGNPLAMVGVALLVFPKLALGMSGFETGVAVMPQVEGDPDDTEGRPTGRIRGTRRLLTTAALVMSVFLVTSSLVTTLLIPAAQFEPGGSANGRALAYLAHEHLGSAFGTVYDLSTIAILWFAGASAMAGMLNLIPRYLPRYGMAPDWARAVRPLTLVLTATAFLVTWIFHASVDAQGGAYATGVLVLMTSAAVAVTLACRRAGQRGRTVAFAVISAVFVYTTVDNVIERPDGVKIGACFIAAILAVSFWSRVRRAFELRTASVELDATAERFLRDCARRSIRLVANEPDAGGAEEYVQKTRQVVADHDLPDEGDIIFVEVKVTDPSEFETTLRVHGEVHHGTRRVLTFESATVPNALASLLLAVRDRTGVNPHIYFEWTEGNPVTQLLRFLFFGVGEVAPVTREVLRIAEPDRSRRPHVHVG, from the coding sequence ATGACCGGTCCGGCGCTCCAGACGACCACGCTCCCGCGGCCGCGGGCGGGGCAGCAGCCGCCGGGCGGTCTCCGGGGCTGGCTGCTCACCGACATCACCGAGCACAGCGGCACCCGCCAGGGCCCCCACGGGGTCCCGACCGCGGAGCAGCCGCGGCACCCGTGGTGGCGGGTGATGTGCCTGACCGGCGTGGACTACTTCTCCACGCTCGGCTACCAGCCGGGGATCGCGGCGCTGGCGGCCGGGCTGCTGTCCCCGATGGCCACGCTGGTGCTGGTCGGCCTCACCCTGCTCGGGGCGCTCCCGGTCTACCGGCGGGTGGCCGCCGAGTCGCCGCACGGCGAGGGCTCGATCGCGATGCTCGAGCGGCTGCTGTCCTTCTGGAAGGGCAAGCTGTTCGTGCTGGTCCTGCTCGGCTTCGCCGCCACCGACTTCCTGATCACGATGACCCTGTCCGCGGCGGACGCGACCGCCCACCTGGTCGAGAACCCCCACGTCCAGGGCCTGCTCCAGGGGCACCAGGTCGCCCTCACCCTGGTGCTGCTCGGCGCGCTCGGCGCGGTGTTCCTCCGGGGCTTCACCGAGGCGATCGGCATCGCGGTGGTGCTCGTGGTCGTCTACCTGGCCCTCAACGCCGTCGTGGTCGCCGACGGGCTGTGGCTGGTGGCGTCCTCCCCGTCGGTGCTGGCCGACTGGCGCGCCGGCCTGACCCAGGCGCACGGCAACCCGCTCGCGATGGTCGGGGTGGCGCTGCTGGTCTTCCCGAAGCTGGCGCTGGGCATGTCCGGGTTCGAGACGGGCGTGGCGGTGATGCCGCAGGTCGAGGGCGACCCCGACGACACCGAGGGCCGGCCCACCGGCCGGATCCGCGGCACCCGCCGGCTGCTGACGACCGCGGCGCTGGTCATGAGCGTCTTCCTGGTGACCAGCAGCCTGGTCACCACGCTGCTGATCCCGGCCGCCCAGTTCGAGCCCGGGGGCAGCGCCAACGGCCGGGCCCTGGCGTACCTCGCCCACGAGCACCTGGGCAGCGCCTTCGGCACGGTCTACGACCTCTCGACGATCGCCATCCTGTGGTTCGCCGGCGCCTCGGCGATGGCCGGCATGCTCAACCTGATCCCGCGCTACCTGCCGCGCTACGGGATGGCGCCGGACTGGGCCCGGGCGGTCCGCCCGCTCACGCTGGTGCTGACCGCCACCGCGTTCCTCGTCACCTGGATCTTCCACGCCTCGGTCGACGCCCAGGGCGGCGCCTACGCCACCGGCGTCCTGGTGCTGATGACCTCGGCCGCCGTGGCGGTGACGCTGGCCTGCCGCCGCGCCGGGCAGCGAGGCCGGACGGTCGCGTTCGCGGTGATCTCGGCGGTGTTCGTCTACACCACGGTCGACAACGTGATCGAGCGTCCCGACGGTGTGAAGATCGGCGCCTGCTTCATCGCGGCGATCCTCGCGGTGTCCTTCTGGTCGCGGGTACGCCGGGCCTTCGAGCTGCGGACCGCCTCGGTGGAGCTCGACGCCACCGCCGAGCGGTTCCTGCGCGACTGTGCGCGCCGCAGCATCCGGCTGGTCGCGAACGAGCCCGATGCGGGGGGCGCCGAGGAGTACGTCCAGAAGACCCGGCAGGTGGTGGCCGACCACGACCTGCCGGACGAGGGGGACATCATCTTCGTCGAGGTCAAGGTCACCGATCCGTCGGAGTTCGAGACCACGCTGCGGGTGCACGGCGAGGTGCACCACGGCACCCGCCGCGTGCTGACGTTCGAGTCAGCGACGGTCCCCAACGCGCTGGCGTCGCTGCTGCTGGCCGTGCGCGACCGCACCGGCGTCAACCCGCACATCTACTTCGAGTGGACCGAGGGGAACCCGGTGACCCAGCTGCTGCGCTTCCTCTTCTTCGGCGTGGGCGAGGTGGCGCCGGTCACCCGCGAGGTGTTGCGCATCGCCGAGCCCGACCGGTCGCGGCGCCCGCATGTGCACGTGGGCTGA
- a CDS encoding response regulator — protein sequence MSPRVLLVDDEPTLVRALAISLRAEGWEVVTAADGRSALVAAAERKPDVVVLDLGLPDMDGTAVIAGLREWTSVPIVVLSARQHGEDKVEALDLGADDYVTKPFGTNELLARLRAAVRRSQEPAPTSPVVEVGDLLVDLARKRVTRAGADVRLTPTEWAFLELLARNLGRLVPRQQILREVWGPAYEHETHYLRVYAAQLRRKLEDDPSHPRHLVTTSGLGYTLEP from the coding sequence GTGAGTCCCCGCGTGCTCCTCGTGGATGACGAGCCGACGCTGGTGCGGGCGCTCGCGATCAGCCTGCGCGCGGAGGGCTGGGAGGTCGTCACGGCCGCCGACGGCCGCAGCGCCCTGGTCGCCGCCGCGGAGCGGAAGCCCGACGTCGTGGTCCTGGACCTGGGCCTGCCCGACATGGACGGCACCGCGGTGATCGCCGGGCTGCGGGAGTGGACGAGCGTGCCGATCGTGGTGCTCTCCGCGCGCCAGCACGGCGAGGACAAGGTGGAGGCGCTCGACCTCGGCGCCGACGACTACGTGACCAAGCCGTTCGGCACCAACGAGCTGCTGGCCCGGCTGCGCGCGGCGGTCCGCCGCAGCCAGGAGCCGGCGCCGACCAGCCCGGTGGTGGAGGTGGGCGACCTCCTGGTGGACCTCGCCCGCAAGCGGGTGACCCGCGCCGGCGCCGACGTCCGCCTGACGCCGACGGAGTGGGCGTTCCTGGAGCTGCTCGCGCGGAACCTGGGCCGGCTGGTGCCGCGGCAGCAGATCCTGCGGGAGGTGTGGGGCCCGGCGTACGAGCACGAGACGCACTACCTGCGGGTGTACGCCGCGCAGCTGCGGCGCAAGCTCGAGGACGACCCCTCCCACCCGCGGCACCTGGTGACCACGAGCGGGCTGGGCTACACGCTCGAGCCCTGA